In Flavobacterium gelatinilyticum, a genomic segment contains:
- a CDS encoding NmrA family transcriptional regulator — translation MKKKILVLGSTGKTGRRVAERLKNNPDVELRLGSRSEEIPFDWENPQTWSKILNGIDSVYITFQPDLAVPFAADAIENFSRLATESGVEKMVLLSGRGEKEAQVCEEIVKKNAKNWTIVRASWFNQNFSESFFLDPILHGIVALPRAEALEPFTDADDIADVVTKVLLDDNHNGKTYELTGPRLLTFKDCVNEIALASGRNITFQPLSLEDYKQMLRDYQVPEDHIWLVNYLFEEVLDGRNASVTHDIEKVLARKAREFTAYAEETAQTGIWNPENKDHEIS, via the coding sequence ATGAAAAAGAAAATTTTAGTTCTGGGTTCCACCGGAAAAACAGGACGCAGAGTGGCTGAAAGATTAAAAAACAATCCTGATGTAGAACTTCGTCTGGGTTCAAGATCTGAAGAAATCCCGTTTGACTGGGAAAATCCGCAAACATGGTCCAAAATTCTAAACGGAATCGACAGCGTTTACATTACTTTTCAGCCTGATCTGGCTGTGCCTTTTGCTGCTGATGCCATAGAAAATTTCAGTCGTCTTGCCACAGAATCGGGAGTTGAAAAAATGGTATTACTTTCCGGAAGAGGCGAAAAAGAAGCGCAGGTCTGCGAAGAAATCGTAAAGAAAAATGCCAAAAACTGGACTATCGTTCGTGCCAGCTGGTTCAATCAGAATTTTAGCGAAAGCTTTTTCCTGGATCCTATTCTTCACGGAATTGTCGCACTTCCAAGAGCCGAAGCGCTTGAACCTTTTACAGATGCCGATGATATTGCCGATGTTGTAACTAAAGTACTTTTAGACGATAATCATAACGGCAAAACCTACGAATTAACAGGTCCGAGATTATTGACTTTTAAAGATTGTGTAAACGAAATTGCTCTCGCAAGCGGCAGAAATATCACTTTTCAGCCTTTATCATTAGAAGATTACAAACAGATGTTACGAGATTATCAGGTTCCTGAAGATCATATCTGGCTGGTGAATTATTTGTTTGAAGAAGTTTTGGACGGTAGAAATGCATCTGTTACTCACGATATTGAAAAAGTTTTGGCCCGAAAAGCCAGAGAATTTACCGCTTACGCAGAAGAAACAGCCCAAACCGGAATCTGGAATCCTGAAAACAAAGATCATGAAATATCTTAG
- a CDS encoding DUF5367 family protein has translation MKYLSALSSGILVWIGVSLSFYILEKVPVVKDSFYVQSAITAFLIIFFAIGSAKLFYRKNEMNGLKLGIIMSVTALVLDVIITVPFVEIPNGRSYESFFTSPVLWILAFVNAISVYLWKRNQYRTK, from the coding sequence ATGAAATATCTTAGCGCCTTATCTTCTGGAATTTTAGTTTGGATTGGCGTGAGTTTATCTTTCTATATATTAGAGAAAGTTCCCGTTGTAAAAGATTCATTTTACGTACAGTCTGCTATTACCGCTTTCCTGATTATCTTTTTTGCCATCGGCTCTGCCAAATTATTTTATCGCAAAAATGAAATGAACGGCTTGAAATTGGGAATTATAATGTCGGTTACGGCTTTGGTTCTGGATGTTATTATCACAGTTCCTTTTGTAGAAATCCCAAACGGAAGAAGTTATGAAAGCTTTTTTACGAGTCCCGTTTTATGGATTCTGGCTTTCGTCAATGCTATTTCGGTTTACCTCTGGAAAAGGAATCAATACCGGACAAAATAA
- a CDS encoding glycosyltransferase, with the protein MESETIISKQFYSSGTISSDAQLRTPIFNINTKSEKAQPEKVHVERPASKRGLAIIIATLLLLFAGVFMVFQFQPDFDQLHLERLNSTGGMIFLAITISLFVFKGSMFLYNLYLYLRYKPIESVSDELLPTVTVIVPAYNEGKLVYETLMSLAESDFPEHKLELLAIDDGSKDDTWYWIQQAKVKLGDRVSIFQQPKNKGKRHALYRGFNLGKGEIFVTVDSDSIVKKDTLRNLVSPFVVDEKCGAVAGNVQVLNNEKAILPKMLNVSFVMSFEFMRSAESMLGSVLCTPGALAAYRSTAVFACLPEWIEQTFMGQPSDIGEDRAMTNMILKQGHHVLFQRNSYVLTNVPESYKGLYKMFIRWGRSNVRENIMMAKYVWKDFRKESKFGARLLFTEQFLRILMTMPFFIFMFYFIATHPLLFISSALLGILIVSSFSAFFYAKKYSLGESFWAYSYSVFYTFALFWIAPYSILTAHKRGWLTRG; encoded by the coding sequence ATGGAAAGCGAAACAATTATCTCGAAACAATTTTATTCAAGCGGCACAATAAGCAGCGATGCCCAATTACGAACTCCAATTTTTAACATCAATACTAAATCTGAAAAAGCACAGCCTGAAAAGGTACATGTTGAAAGACCGGCAAGCAAAAGAGGTCTTGCTATAATCATAGCAACATTACTTTTACTTTTTGCAGGAGTTTTTATGGTTTTTCAGTTTCAGCCGGATTTTGACCAGCTGCATTTAGAAAGATTAAACTCAACGGGCGGTATGATATTTTTAGCCATTACCATTTCGTTATTTGTTTTTAAAGGAAGTATGTTTTTATACAACTTGTACCTTTATTTAAGATATAAACCAATCGAATCAGTATCTGACGAATTACTGCCGACTGTTACGGTAATCGTACCGGCTTATAATGAAGGTAAACTGGTTTACGAAACCTTAATGAGTCTTGCAGAAAGCGATTTCCCGGAGCACAAATTAGAGCTTTTGGCTATCGACGATGGAAGTAAAGATGATACCTGGTACTGGATTCAGCAGGCAAAAGTAAAATTAGGAGATCGTGTTTCGATTTTTCAGCAGCCAAAGAACAAAGGAAAACGTCACGCACTTTACCGTGGATTCAACCTTGGAAAAGGAGAAATCTTTGTAACGGTTGACAGTGATTCTATCGTGAAAAAAGATACTTTGAGAAACTTGGTAAGTCCGTTTGTTGTAGACGAAAAATGTGGTGCCGTTGCCGGAAATGTTCAGGTTTTGAACAACGAAAAAGCAATTTTACCAAAAATGCTTAACGTAAGTTTTGTAATGAGTTTTGAGTTTATGCGTTCTGCTGAAAGTATGCTGGGATCTGTACTTTGTACACCGGGAGCTTTGGCCGCTTACAGAAGTACAGCTGTATTTGCCTGCCTTCCGGAATGGATCGAACAGACATTTATGGGACAGCCATCGGATATTGGCGAAGATAGAGCCATGACCAACATGATCCTAAAACAAGGACATCACGTATTGTTTCAGCGTAATTCGTATGTGTTAACAAACGTTCCTGAAAGCTACAAAGGTTTATATAAAATGTTTATAAGATGGGGAAGAAGTAATGTTCGTGAAAACATTATGATGGCAAAATATGTTTGGAAAGACTTTAGAAAAGAATCCAAATTTGGAGCAAGATTATTGTTTACAGAACAATTTTTGAGAATTTTAATGACAATGCCATTCTTTATTTTCATGTTCTATTTTATTGCAACACACCCATTATTATTTATCAGCTCTGCGCTGCTGGGTATTTTGATCGTGTCTAGTTTTTCAGCATTCTTTTATGCTAAAAAATATTCACTAGGAGAATCATTCTGGGCATATTCGTATAGTGTTTTCTACACATTCGCATTATTCTGGATCGCTCCGTATTCAATCCTTACAGCTCACAAAAGAGGCTGGTTGACCAGAGGTTAA
- a CDS encoding response regulator, which produces MKQQIYNILLADDDEDDCSFFKEALDELSLKTTLVTVNDGVQLMEYLTSKPVDNLPDLLFLDLNMPKKNGSECLTEIRQIEKLKDFPIIIFSTSLDGEIVDVMFEKGATFYIRKPGDFSKLKSVIENALIAASENNFKQPARGSFVIQP; this is translated from the coding sequence ATGAAGCAACAGATTTACAACATTTTACTTGCTGATGATGACGAAGATGACTGCTCATTTTTTAAAGAAGCTCTTGACGAATTATCACTCAAAACTACTCTTGTAACTGTTAATGACGGAGTTCAATTAATGGAATATCTAACATCAAAACCAGTAGACAATTTACCTGATCTGCTGTTTCTTGACCTCAACATGCCAAAGAAAAACGGTTCTGAATGTCTAACAGAAATAAGACAGATTGAGAAGCTGAAAGATTTTCCTATCATTATTTTTTCTACCTCGCTCGATGGCGAAATTGTCGATGTGATGTTTGAAAAAGGCGCTACATTTTATATTCGCAAACCCGGTGATTTTTCAAAACTGAAATCGGTTATTGAAAACGCCCTCATAGCTGCATCCGAAAATAATTTCAAACAGCCTGCAAGGGGCAGCTTTGTCATTCAACCTTAA
- a CDS encoding helix-turn-helix domain-containing protein, whose protein sequence is MTTDIIELNDFIVLIEQSNTNKTIVQKCEIDGDAVGFAFYGSGNVELEIKHNQQTKYLVNTTGLAICFFGNQKVEFSHKIEPDKPLQSISIFTKLKNLNTLSQAEREIFENYLPQLLNPEEHFVKGPSFYMTLEMQLAVQKIFSTPYTGNTRLLFLKSQVNELLAHFFALLTSDKKTDLSEIDKNKLFQAKEIVTTNYCTPPSISQLSQMVGLNSNKLKRNFKELFGIPVFKYIQEERLNKAYELLRESEKTVQESAWEVGYESLSSFSNAFHKKFGMRPNDVKQQFFSNKS, encoded by the coding sequence ATGACAACCGATATCATTGAACTTAACGACTTTATAGTTTTAATCGAACAGTCGAATACCAATAAAACGATTGTGCAGAAATGCGAAATCGACGGCGATGCAGTGGGTTTTGCTTTTTATGGTTCGGGAAATGTTGAGCTGGAAATCAAACACAATCAGCAGACTAAATATCTGGTGAATACAACCGGACTGGCGATTTGTTTTTTCGGAAATCAAAAAGTGGAGTTCTCGCATAAGATCGAACCCGATAAACCTTTACAGTCCATCAGTATTTTTACAAAACTGAAAAACCTCAACACACTTTCGCAGGCCGAAAGGGAAATTTTCGAAAATTATCTGCCTCAATTATTAAATCCCGAGGAGCATTTTGTAAAAGGCCCTTCCTTTTATATGACACTCGAAATGCAATTGGCGGTTCAAAAGATCTTTTCGACTCCGTATACCGGAAACACCAGACTGTTGTTTTTAAAAAGTCAGGTTAATGAGCTCCTCGCCCATTTCTTTGCGCTTTTAACTTCAGACAAAAAAACAGATTTATCCGAAATCGATAAAAACAAACTCTTTCAGGCCAAAGAAATCGTAACGACCAATTATTGCACACCGCCGTCGATCAGTCAATTATCGCAGATGGTGGGGCTCAACAGCAATAAGCTGAAAAGGAATTTCAAGGAATTATTCGGAATTCCGGTTTTCAAATACATTCAGGAAGAACGGCTCAATAAAGCGTATGAACTCCTCCGCGAAAGCGAAAAAACAGTTCAGGAATCGGCTTGGGAAGTAGGGTACGAAAGTTTAAGCTCTTTTTCGAATGCCTTTCATAAAAAATTCGGCATGCGCCCGAATGATGTCAAACAACAATTCTTTTCAAACAAATCATAA